The following are encoded in a window of Telmatobacter sp. DSM 110680 genomic DNA:
- a CDS encoding efflux RND transporter permease subunit has translation MMWIVRLALRRPYTFAVFALLILILGGYSIASMPTDIFPNIDIPVVTVVWNYSGLSAQEMSTRIIFNSERGVTTTVSDVEHIESQSLAGIGVIKIFFQPHVNVGNAVAQVTAICQVQLRSLPPGTTPPFIIQYNASSVPVLMLGLSGEGLSEQQLNDLGTNTIRTQMATVEGAQTPYPYGGKQRQVQVDLDPQALQAKGLSPADVVNAISTQNLIVPSGTMKMDRFEYAIETNSSPSIIDQLNDLPIRTVNGAVIFVRDVAHVRDGSPPQTNIVRVDGKRAIMMSIMKTGSASTLQIIKDIRTIVDSPSVRGQLPPQLQINALSDQSIFVRGAISGVVREALIAACLTAVMILIFLGSWRSTLIIAVSIPLSILCSITMLAVLHETINIMTLGGLALAVGILVDDATVEIENINRNLEQGKEIEQAILDGAAQIATPALVSTLAICIVFVPMFLLSGVARYLFVPLAEAVVFAMLASYLLSRTVVPTMAKYLLHEHDDAAAARKQISRNPFVRFQSGFERGFTWFRNGYVRLLTLCIDFAGVFLIIFAIFAVGSTALLVPWLGQDFFPAVDAGQFKIHVRARTGTRIEETAALCDHIDATIREHIPADEVVSVVDNIGLPYSGLNLSYSTSAPIGPEDADIQVQLSEKHHPTDKYVQDIRGVLAQQFPGVTFYVLPVDIVTQILNFGLSAPIDIQIVGPNLYGNRVVAEKMLNDVRYVAGATDARIQQPFDYPNFTVNVDRTRAQAIGFTQKDVAQSLLVALSGSFQTTPSFYLDPRNGVSYSVAVQTPQYRLDSMSQLKSLPVTRSSTTLNGTAGTSAANTGSGPAPLETDAPGAAQQPIQILGNLAQFQPGAELGTVSHYDVQPVLDIYANVVDTDLGSVTRDMERIVKKYEDPKILPRGSHIILRGQSETMQKSYFGLLSGLVFSILLVYLLIVVNFQSWLDPFLIISALPAALAGIVWFLFLTGTRLSVPALTGAIMCMGVATSNSILVVSFAREQLEELVGDARQASLNAGYVRLRPVLMTALAMILGMMPMALGLGEGGEQNAPLGRAVIGGLLLATVATLFFVPAFFSVVHGWIEKRTRSKRHEAQAATFDEFD, from the coding sequence CGACGTGGAGCATATTGAATCGCAATCGCTGGCTGGAATCGGCGTTATCAAGATATTCTTCCAGCCGCATGTCAATGTGGGGAATGCCGTAGCCCAGGTCACAGCAATCTGCCAGGTGCAGCTGCGATCACTTCCCCCCGGAACAACTCCGCCGTTCATCATCCAGTACAACGCCTCCAGCGTGCCGGTGTTGATGCTGGGACTTTCCGGTGAGGGGCTAAGCGAGCAGCAACTCAACGATCTGGGTACAAATACCATTCGGACTCAGATGGCGACCGTGGAAGGTGCGCAAACCCCGTATCCATATGGCGGAAAACAGCGCCAGGTCCAGGTTGATCTTGATCCGCAGGCACTGCAGGCCAAAGGGCTTTCTCCGGCCGACGTGGTAAACGCCATTTCTACCCAGAACCTGATCGTCCCTTCCGGCACGATGAAGATGGACCGGTTCGAATACGCCATTGAAACCAACTCATCGCCATCGATCATCGATCAGTTGAATGATCTTCCCATCCGCACCGTCAATGGCGCGGTCATCTTCGTACGCGACGTGGCCCACGTACGCGATGGTTCGCCGCCGCAGACTAACATTGTCCGCGTCGATGGCAAGCGCGCCATCATGATGAGCATTATGAAGACTGGCTCGGCCTCAACGCTGCAGATCATTAAGGATATCCGCACCATCGTGGATAGTCCCAGCGTTCGCGGCCAGCTACCGCCTCAGTTGCAAATCAACGCACTCTCTGACCAGTCGATCTTTGTGCGCGGCGCTATCAGCGGCGTGGTGCGCGAGGCGCTGATCGCGGCCTGCCTCACGGCAGTGATGATTCTGATATTCCTGGGAAGCTGGCGGTCGACACTAATCATCGCGGTATCCATTCCGCTTTCAATTCTGTGCTCCATCACCATGCTCGCGGTGCTGCACGAAACCATCAACATCATGACGCTGGGCGGCCTTGCACTCGCGGTCGGCATCCTGGTGGACGACGCGACGGTTGAAATCGAGAATATCAACCGCAATCTAGAGCAAGGTAAGGAGATTGAGCAAGCCATCCTCGATGGCGCCGCGCAGATTGCCACTCCAGCACTGGTCTCTACGCTGGCGATCTGTATCGTGTTCGTCCCGATGTTCCTTCTTAGCGGCGTGGCTCGATACCTTTTTGTTCCGCTGGCCGAGGCGGTGGTGTTTGCCATGCTGGCCAGTTACCTGCTCTCGCGAACCGTTGTGCCCACCATGGCGAAATACCTGCTGCATGAACACGACGATGCAGCCGCCGCCCGCAAGCAAATCAGCCGCAACCCTTTTGTCCGATTTCAGAGCGGATTTGAAAGGGGATTCACGTGGTTCCGCAACGGTTATGTGCGCCTTCTGACGTTGTGCATCGATTTTGCCGGCGTATTTCTGATCATCTTCGCAATTTTTGCCGTCGGCTCGACAGCACTCCTGGTGCCGTGGCTGGGACAGGATTTCTTTCCCGCCGTCGATGCGGGCCAATTCAAGATTCACGTCAGGGCCCGGACCGGTACGCGTATCGAAGAGACGGCCGCCCTCTGCGATCACATCGATGCCACAATCCGCGAGCATATTCCCGCCGATGAAGTTGTCTCTGTTGTCGATAACATCGGGTTGCCCTACTCCGGGTTGAATCTCTCCTATTCAACCTCGGCGCCGATTGGACCGGAAGATGCCGACATCCAGGTTCAACTGTCGGAGAAGCACCACCCTACGGACAAGTATGTGCAGGATATTCGTGGAGTGCTGGCACAACAGTTTCCCGGAGTTACGTTCTACGTACTTCCGGTGGATATCGTCACCCAGATATTGAACTTCGGGCTCTCGGCGCCGATTGATATCCAAATCGTGGGACCTAATCTTTATGGCAACCGTGTGGTTGCGGAAAAAATGCTGAACGACGTTCGCTATGTCGCTGGCGCAACCGATGCCCGTATTCAGCAGCCATTCGACTACCCGAACTTCACCGTAAATGTGGATCGTACGCGTGCGCAGGCGATTGGCTTCACGCAGAAAGATGTGGCGCAGAGTCTGCTGGTGGCGCTAAGCGGCAGCTTTCAGACTACGCCGAGCTTCTATCTCGATCCCCGCAACGGCGTCAGTTACAGTGTGGCGGTTCAAACCCCGCAATACCGGCTCGATTCAATGTCCCAGCTCAAGAGTCTTCCGGTAACGCGATCGAGCACGACTCTGAACGGTACGGCAGGAACATCGGCAGCGAATACGGGATCAGGCCCCGCCCCTCTGGAAACAGATGCGCCCGGAGCAGCACAGCAGCCGATTCAAATCCTGGGTAACCTTGCGCAGTTCCAGCCAGGCGCGGAGTTGGGCACGGTAAGTCACTACGATGTGCAGCCGGTACTGGACATCTATGCCAACGTAGTCGATACCGACCTTGGCTCCGTGACGCGCGACATGGAGCGCATCGTGAAGAAGTATGAGGATCCGAAGATCCTGCCGCGCGGGTCGCACATCATCTTACGCGGGCAGAGCGAGACCATGCAGAAGTCTTACTTTGGCTTGCTCAGTGGTTTGGTCTTCTCCATCCTCTTGGTGTACCTGCTGATCGTGGTGAACTTTCAATCATGGCTCGATCCGTTTTTGATCATCTCTGCACTTCCCGCAGCTTTGGCAGGGATCGTATGGTTCCTATTCCTCACCGGAACGCGGTTGAGCGTGCCCGCCCTGACGGGAGCGATCATGTGTATGGGAGTCGCAACATCCAACTCGATCCTGGTGGTAAGCTTCGCGCGTGAGCAGTTGGAAGAATTGGTCGGCGACGCGCGCCAAGCATCGTTGAATGCGGGCTATGTCCGTCTCCGTCCTGTGCTGATGACTGCACTGGCCATGATATTGGGCATGATGCCTATGGCGCTGGGCCTTGGAGAGGGCGGAGAACAGAATGCGCCCCTCGGTCGCGCGGTTATCGGAGGCCTGCTGTTAGCCACAGTCGCTACTCTGTTTTTTGTGCCGGCATTCTTTTCGGTAGTACATGGATGGATCGAGAAGCGCACGAGGTCGAAGCGCCACGAAGCACAAGCCGCAACGTTCGACGAATTCGATTAG
- a CDS encoding M50 family metallopeptidase, which produces MAFGKRQKVKLAANIDQVRSIPGDFTNRYVNRFAMGVTFGLSLGSYLWWQGWLRTVHISGLDSLLVRSVVTLVVLLAITSIHETGHAIVGKICGMKVRAFFIGPFQWCIRDAKWGFEFKPKSLFFADGITALIPGEGELRPGQYLSMMAAGSLVNVLSGCLALYFAFHSGIALSPPILGVIALFGAWSLGVAAANLLPFRTPQGYSDGAIVLQLLAGGAFAAYHLSVARIGSSLVSALRPRDYDIGSIRAAARGIANGRQALLMWLYAFSHSIDAGKTKEADDVLANAELVCLQSAGKIPAELHTSFIFGNAFIRRDPVATRFWWNRMQATNPTRFNADYWRAESALHWIEGNLEEANHAWEKSYALVKQLPQAGAYDFSRDCCTLLKRELDLASVA; this is translated from the coding sequence GTGGCATTCGGGAAACGCCAGAAGGTCAAACTCGCTGCCAACATCGATCAAGTGCGATCCATTCCCGGCGATTTCACCAACCGGTATGTGAATCGCTTCGCGATGGGCGTGACCTTCGGCCTTAGCCTTGGCTCCTATCTCTGGTGGCAGGGATGGTTAAGAACAGTACACATTAGCGGACTCGACAGCTTGTTAGTCCGCTCCGTCGTTACCCTTGTCGTTCTGCTCGCTATTACTTCGATTCATGAGACCGGTCACGCGATTGTCGGCAAGATATGCGGAATGAAAGTGCGGGCATTCTTTATCGGACCTTTCCAATGGTGCATTCGTGACGCCAAGTGGGGATTTGAATTCAAGCCCAAGAGCCTATTTTTTGCGGATGGTATCACCGCCCTCATACCCGGCGAGGGTGAACTGCGGCCGGGGCAATACCTGTCGATGATGGCGGCCGGTTCGCTGGTGAACGTGCTTTCGGGATGTCTCGCACTCTACTTTGCCTTCCACAGTGGCATCGCTTTGTCACCGCCAATCCTGGGTGTCATTGCCCTGTTCGGCGCATGGAGTCTCGGCGTTGCCGCCGCCAACCTGTTGCCTTTTCGGACACCGCAAGGCTATTCCGACGGTGCTATCGTTCTGCAACTCCTCGCGGGTGGAGCGTTTGCCGCATATCATCTATCGGTCGCGCGTATCGGCTCGAGCCTGGTCTCAGCCCTTCGTCCGCGAGATTACGACATCGGTTCCATCCGCGCTGCTGCCCGGGGCATCGCAAATGGCAGACAGGCTCTTCTCATGTGGCTGTACGCTTTTAGCCACTCGATTGATGCAGGCAAGACAAAGGAAGCCGACGACGTGCTCGCGAACGCGGAGTTGGTTTGCCTTCAATCGGCTGGGAAAATTCCCGCCGAACTCCACACCAGCTTCATTTTCGGAAACGCGTTCATTCGTCGCGATCCAGTCGCAACCCGCTTTTGGTGGAATCGCATGCAGGCAACCAATCCGACTCGCTTCAATGCAGACTATTGGAGAGCCGAGAGCGCTCTTCACTGGATTGAAGGCAACCTCGAAGAGGCCAACCACGCCTGGGAGAAAAGTTACGCGCTTGTGAAGCAGCTTCCCCAGGCCGGTGCATACGACTTCAGCCGGGATTGTTGCACACTTCTCAAGCGGGAACTCGACCTGGCGTCGGTGGCGTAA
- a CDS encoding efflux RND transporter periplasmic adaptor subunit — MSNESNPNQKPAGNNKEIPHEGHDTQHAPAQKPIAPRLAITGLIIVLLVFAALGTFGVLSRIHHNNVLAKTTQEAAAPVVIALVPKAGASTDEFTLPGNVTAYTDSPIYARTSGYLTKWYYDIGSHVKKGALLAEIATPELDQQLTQAQADLGTAEANAKNAHSQAQRYQGLVQTNAVSQQDTETFTNQASATASAVKSAQANVDRLKELQSFEKVYAPFDGVVTARSIDTGQLIDTGAAKELFHLQALNTLRVYTNVPQLYTTNLKRGSKIDLTFPEYPAQNFQGTLVRTADAIDPSSRTLLVEIDVDNHKGELMPGSLAQVHFKAPTMHTFIVPASAIIFRRQGTQLGILGDDNIAHLVSVAIGQDDGATIQIVSGLKDGDRVIQDPPDSLIDGEKVSTQHPNAQGQQKQPGQGDK, encoded by the coding sequence ATGAGCAATGAATCCAACCCCAACCAGAAGCCGGCCGGGAATAACAAAGAAATTCCTCACGAGGGACACGATACCCAGCATGCGCCGGCTCAGAAGCCTATAGCCCCGAGGCTTGCCATTACTGGCCTGATCATCGTGCTGCTCGTATTTGCTGCTCTGGGAACATTTGGCGTGCTGAGTCGAATTCACCACAACAACGTGCTTGCAAAGACGACCCAGGAGGCAGCTGCACCGGTGGTCATCGCACTGGTCCCAAAGGCAGGCGCCTCAACCGATGAGTTCACGTTGCCGGGAAATGTGACCGCTTATACAGATTCCCCGATTTACGCTCGGACGTCGGGCTACTTGACCAAGTGGTATTACGACATCGGCTCCCATGTAAAGAAAGGTGCGCTGCTCGCAGAAATCGCAACCCCCGAACTGGATCAACAACTCACGCAAGCCCAGGCCGACCTCGGCACAGCTGAAGCGAACGCGAAGAACGCACATTCGCAGGCTCAGCGCTATCAGGGACTGGTGCAGACAAATGCGGTTTCGCAGCAGGATACAGAAACCTTTACCAATCAGGCCTCCGCGACCGCGTCCGCGGTGAAGTCGGCGCAGGCCAATGTGGATCGGCTGAAAGAACTGCAGTCCTTCGAAAAAGTTTATGCGCCATTTGACGGTGTGGTCACAGCACGCTCCATTGATACAGGCCAGTTGATTGACACCGGGGCGGCGAAGGAGCTCTTCCACCTGCAGGCGCTCAACACGCTTCGTGTGTACACGAACGTCCCGCAGCTGTACACAACGAACCTGAAGCGCGGTTCGAAGATCGACCTTACTTTCCCCGAATATCCAGCACAGAATTTTCAGGGCACGCTGGTGCGGACCGCGGATGCCATCGATCCCTCAAGCCGCACCTTGCTGGTGGAGATCGACGTCGACAATCACAAAGGGGAATTGATGCCGGGATCACTGGCACAGGTTCATTTCAAAGCCCCGACCATGCATACATTCATCGTTCCCGCGTCGGCGATCATCTTCCGTCGTCAGGGAACGCAACTGGGCATTCTCGGCGATGACAACATAGCGCATCTTGTTTCTGTGGCAATTGGTCAGGATGACGGAGCAACCATCCAGATTGTCAGCGGCTTGAAGGATGGAGATCGCGTCATTCAAGATCCTCCCGACTCCCTCATCGACGGCGAAAAGGTCAGTACGCAGCATCCCAATGCTCAGGGCCAACAGAAACAGCCGGGCCAGGGGGACAAGTAG
- a CDS encoding efflux transporter outer membrane subunit — protein sequence MSTSPPQKHGGAIAPKERMLRAALLGLVALLSACKVGPNFHRPDLPPPPEYKGTGSTGAVVPPPNPQAGTWKSASPSDGMLRGKWWEIYQDPQLNALEEQIAPQNQNLRAAMEAYLSARDQVRVARADFYPTLSVSPATSRDQVSSHRPLIVSSTNTGYSDFQLEGQASWEPDLWGRVRRSVEAAHENAQASAADLANLDLSLHAELALDYFELRGLDSDARLLEQTVNDYQHQLDLNQQLVKGGIATEVVVAQAQALLETTRAQLVDVKQGRNQYEHAIATLMNKEAREVTLTPAPLVMTLPQVPVGVPSQLVERRPDIAAAERRAAAANAQIGIAISAFYPSVTLGGGGGFESTNVGTLIQGPSALWSLGAQATELLFDAGRRHALTDQAKHNYESQASTYRATVLGAFNEVEDRLSDLKVLEDEATTEQRAVAAAQHSLDLSNQRYKGGATNYLEVLVAEGTLLSNQRTSTDLITRQYVASVGLVRALGGGWDMTQLPH from the coding sequence ATGAGCACATCTCCTCCGCAAAAACATGGAGGAGCCATCGCTCCCAAAGAGCGCATGCTCCGCGCGGCACTGTTGGGATTGGTGGCGCTGCTTTCCGCCTGCAAGGTGGGACCAAACTTCCATCGCCCCGACTTGCCGCCGCCACCTGAGTACAAAGGAACGGGATCGACCGGGGCCGTGGTACCGCCGCCGAATCCGCAAGCGGGCACCTGGAAATCTGCGTCCCCCTCCGATGGCATGCTGCGCGGCAAATGGTGGGAGATATATCAGGATCCGCAGCTCAACGCGCTGGAAGAGCAGATTGCTCCGCAGAACCAGAATCTGCGCGCAGCGATGGAGGCCTATCTCTCTGCTCGTGACCAGGTGCGTGTCGCGCGTGCTGATTTCTATCCAACACTCTCTGTTTCGCCCGCAACCAGCCGCGATCAGGTATCGTCGCACCGCCCTCTCATCGTGAGTAGTACGAATACCGGGTACAGCGATTTCCAACTCGAAGGCCAGGCCAGTTGGGAACCAGACCTCTGGGGTCGAGTGCGCCGCAGCGTTGAAGCCGCTCATGAAAATGCCCAGGCCAGTGCCGCCGACCTCGCCAACCTCGATCTCAGTCTGCATGCCGAGCTGGCGCTCGACTACTTCGAACTGCGAGGCCTCGACTCAGACGCCCGATTGCTCGAGCAGACTGTGAATGACTATCAGCATCAGCTCGATCTGAATCAGCAACTGGTGAAGGGCGGCATTGCAACGGAGGTCGTAGTTGCGCAAGCGCAGGCTCTGCTCGAAACCACGCGTGCGCAACTTGTAGACGTGAAGCAGGGTCGCAACCAATACGAGCATGCAATCGCTACGTTGATGAACAAAGAAGCGCGCGAAGTTACGCTGACGCCGGCGCCGCTGGTGATGACACTCCCACAGGTTCCGGTTGGCGTCCCCTCGCAATTGGTGGAACGGCGCCCTGACATCGCGGCTGCTGAGCGGCGTGCGGCTGCTGCCAATGCACAGATCGGCATCGCCATCAGCGCCTTCTACCCAAGCGTAACTCTTGGCGGTGGCGGCGGCTTTGAAAGCACTAATGTAGGAACCTTGATCCAGGGACCGAGCGCGCTCTGGAGCCTTGGCGCGCAGGCAACCGAGTTGCTGTTCGATGCCGGAAGGCGCCACGCACTCACAGATCAGGCAAAGCACAACTACGAGTCCCAGGCATCAACGTATCGCGCCACCGTACTGGGCGCCTTTAACGAGGTCGAAGACCGCCTCTCGGATTTGAAAGTGCTCGAAGACGAGGCCACTACCGAGCAACGCGCCGTGGCTGCCGCGCAGCACTCCCTTGATCTTTCAAATCAGCGCTACAAAGGCGGAGCCACCAACTACCTCGAGGTGCTGGTGGCGGAGGGCACATTACTCAGCAACCAGCGCACGTCGACCGACCTCATCACGCGTCAGTACGTGGCTAGCGTGGGGCTGGTACGTGCCCTAGGCGGCGGATGGGATATGACCCAGCTACCGCACTAG
- a CDS encoding PA14 domain-containing protein, which translates to MRALCVFLAAFFAFSGVVFAASRVQPVPVPQEMRSSAFTVTVNNQPVDVAHAAASYDFVNFDVTGPVTVAITATEAGFWDKGVDIEPWRLGIRPVREGQTIRFKIAGPQKLSISRPGDFLNHATMLFVFAGEPPAPPPAESPSVHVLAPGVYHQSINPQSGETYYLAPGSYFFGSLNLWKVSGVKVLGRGTIVYEGVQDPKTDEGWMQKPDWHCIGALEAHDVEIDGVTCIVRARTWSIQMKDTSGFVYNDIRVIGGNPGNANQDGMDWLGGGDALVRDAFLRASDDDLAMEGNWDGYTEADMLRPGHDVQNITVENSQLSTSISNIVRAAWPQKTFNSRHFTLRDSDILHGGIGACGQTFGVLGMWGANGAKGDHSNYTFENLWLDNWYSLVQIEQEEPAVHGITFKNIWALDQPPLATSTIIGNVSDVTFDNVKYDQNRATNEAELQLITAGGAAQPKFPPPDGPVAHFTVSPPVFGPGDQVTFEADNSPHAKFTWRFGDGSEAHGRRVKHKFPDALGTALDGANGAGRFRVLLKAEDAQDREDWAAQGVVAVAKWQDAAQIPGPTLAGLAWHVYPGTWTELPDLSSQTSIFSGESPNLRADSHGFTRYATAWDGYIDIPADGGYTFHLMSRDGGRLVIDGVQIAKTGPPFAQVCGSPGNAVRYDHGSIGLRAGRHALHVEGLHAVSQGSPRLLWEGPLLPLTEIPPDAYSHARVDTAIHSN; encoded by the coding sequence TTGCGCGCTCTTTGTGTCTTTCTGGCGGCGTTCTTCGCGTTTTCGGGCGTGGTCTTTGCCGCCTCGCGTGTTCAGCCTGTTCCCGTTCCGCAGGAGATGCGATCTTCGGCTTTTACGGTCACGGTGAATAACCAGCCTGTGGATGTGGCGCATGCCGCCGCGAGCTACGACTTCGTCAACTTCGACGTTACCGGTCCGGTGACCGTGGCGATTACTGCGACCGAAGCAGGATTCTGGGATAAGGGCGTGGACATTGAACCGTGGCGGCTTGGGATTCGTCCGGTGCGCGAGGGGCAGACCATTCGATTCAAAATTGCGGGTCCGCAGAAGCTTTCCATCTCGCGGCCGGGCGACTTTCTGAATCACGCCACCATGCTGTTTGTGTTTGCAGGTGAACCTCCAGCGCCGCCTCCGGCAGAGAGCCCGTCGGTGCACGTTCTTGCCCCCGGTGTGTATCACCAGAGCATCAATCCGCAGAGCGGTGAGACATATTACCTTGCGCCGGGGTCTTACTTTTTCGGCAGCCTGAATCTCTGGAAGGTGAGCGGCGTGAAGGTTCTTGGCCGTGGCACGATTGTCTACGAGGGTGTGCAGGATCCGAAAACCGACGAGGGGTGGATGCAGAAGCCGGACTGGCACTGCATTGGCGCGCTGGAGGCGCACGACGTCGAGATCGATGGCGTGACCTGCATCGTTCGCGCGCGCACCTGGTCAATCCAGATGAAGGACACGAGCGGTTTTGTGTACAACGATATTCGTGTTATAGGGGGCAATCCCGGCAACGCGAACCAGGATGGAATGGACTGGCTCGGCGGAGGGGATGCGCTGGTTCGTGATGCCTTTCTGCGCGCCTCCGATGACGACCTGGCGATGGAAGGAAACTGGGACGGCTATACCGAGGCCGATATGCTGCGACCGGGCCACGACGTGCAGAATATCACCGTTGAAAACAGCCAGCTCTCCACCAGCATCTCTAACATTGTGCGCGCCGCGTGGCCGCAAAAGACTTTTAACTCTCGCCACTTCACCCTGCGCGATTCTGACATTCTGCACGGGGGTATCGGCGCGTGCGGACAGACATTTGGAGTTCTTGGTATGTGGGGTGCGAATGGCGCGAAGGGCGATCATTCCAATTACACCTTTGAGAATCTCTGGCTGGACAACTGGTATTCGCTGGTGCAGATCGAGCAAGAAGAGCCCGCGGTGCATGGTATTACATTCAAGAATATCTGGGCTCTGGATCAGCCTCCGCTGGCGACTTCGACGATCATCGGTAACGTCAGCGACGTCACCTTCGACAATGTGAAGTACGACCAAAACCGCGCGACCAATGAGGCCGAGCTTCAGCTCATCACTGCAGGAGGCGCTGCGCAGCCGAAGTTTCCGCCGCCGGACGGCCCGGTGGCTCACTTCACTGTGTCTCCACCGGTTTTTGGTCCCGGCGACCAAGTGACGTTTGAGGCGGATAATTCTCCTCATGCAAAGTTCACCTGGCGGTTCGGGGATGGAAGCGAAGCCCATGGCCGCCGGGTAAAGCACAAATTCCCTGATGCGCTTGGCACCGCGCTTGATGGCGCCAATGGGGCGGGGCGTTTTCGCGTTCTGCTCAAGGCAGAAGATGCACAGGATCGAGAGGACTGGGCAGCGCAAGGAGTGGTGGCGGTTGCGAAATGGCAGGACGCGGCTCAAATTCCCGGCCCGACGCTGGCAGGTCTTGCGTGGCATGTATATCCCGGAACATGGACCGAGTTGCCCGACCTAAGCAGTCAGACCTCCATCTTCAGCGGCGAATCTCCAAACCTTCGCGCGGACTCGCACGGTTTTACGCGATACGCAACGGCATGGGATGGATACATCGACATTCCAGCGGATGGCGGATACACATTCCACTTGATGTCTCGCGATGGTGGGCGCCTCGTGATCGACGGCGTCCAGATCGCCAAGACAGGGCCCCCTTTCGCTCAAGTCTGTGGATCGCCCGGAAATGCAGTGCGGTATGACCATGGGTCGATCGGTCTACGTGCAGGACGACACGCATTGCACGTCGAAGGGTTGCACGCAGTCAGCCAGGGTTCTCCGCGGTTGTTGTGGGAGGGGCCTTTGCTCCCACTGACGGAGATTCCGCCCGATGCCTACAGCCACGCGCGAGTCGATACCGCAATTCATTCAAATTAG